The Arcobacter sp. F155 genome includes the window ACAGAGCATACTTATAAAGTATGTTTGATACTCATATTGCTGGTGGTTTTAGCGAAGTGGTAATACCCAGCTCCATTCCGAACCTGGAAGTCAAGCACTTCTGCGCTGATAATACTGCAGGGCCCCCTTGTGGAAACGTAGGTCGCTGCCAGCTCTTGAGTATATTTCTACTAAAGCTTACCTTTACCAACTTATCTTAGTTGCTAATGGTAAGCTTTTTTTTTAGCTCAGTTTTCTTGGGGCTTAGCTTCTTTATTAATTTATTCTTTTTATACTAACTTTTTTGCCTGCATAGCTCCAACGGTAGAGCAATTCCATGGTAAGGAAGAGGTTACTGGTTCAAATCCAGTTGTGGGCACCACCTCAAACCTTATTTCTTTTTATTATTTGCTGTAGTAATTTCCAATATCCTATTAATATTATTATCCCTATATAACTAAATTGCATTAGTGTTAATGATTTTTGAGCCATTATAAAATGTATTGTTATAAGAATTAAACTTAAGTATATAAGTTTATGATAACTTTGATATATTCTAAATAGTCTATTTGTGGAAGTAATTGCCATAAATACTAAGATTACGAAGGCAATCATACCTAAATATATAAATGGTTTATCTATTGTCTCTTTTATTAAAAATTTAACATCAAGTTCAGCATCTAATACAAGAAAATTTAGAAAGTGAACTAAAGCATAAAAAAAACCATATAATCCTATCATTCTTCTATATTTTATTAAATTATAATGCTTCTTTATTAAAGAAATGCAAATTGTAAAAAATAGTATAACAGTAGCTGTAACACCACTAATTGTATAGATATATTTTATTGGATCTTTTACATTTTGAACTAAAAAAAGTTCATAACTAGCAAATATAAAAGGAGTTAGTAGTAATAAAAAAAGTAAAAACCTTTTCATAATAATCCTTTAAAAATATTTTGTTAAATCCATACCTTTATATAAATGGGCAACTTCTTTTTCATATCCATTAAACATAAGAGTTTTTTGTTTGAAAAACTTTCCTAAAACTCTTTCTCTTTTTTGAGACCATCTTGGATGATCTACATTTGGGTTTACATTTGCATAGAAACCATACTCTTTTGGATTTGATTTTTGCCAAGTATTTAGAGGCTCTTCTTCTACAAATGATATTTTAGCAATTGATTTAATTGATTTAAAACCATATTTCCATGGAACAATAAGTCTTATAGGTGCTCCATTTTGTTTTGGCATACTTGAACCATATAATCCAACTGCAAGTATAGATAAATCATTCATTGCTTCATCCATTCTAAGTCCTTCAACATAAGGATACTCGACAGCTGGAAAAAGCATATTTGCTTGGTCTGGGAACATATCGTCATCAAATAGTGTTTCAAACCTTATATACTTAGCTTTTGAATCAGGATTTACATACTTTATAAAGTCGCTTAATTTAATACCAACCCATGGTACAACCATTGACCAGCCTTCAACACATCTAAATCGATATATTCTTTCATGTAGAGTGAATTTTTTTATTAAATCATCAAAATCAATTTCTATCTCTTTATCAATTAAGCCATCTATTGTAATTTTCCATCCATTTATATCAAGAGTATGAGCCATATATTTTACTCTCTCTTTTGATGTAGTAAATTCATAGAAATTGTTGTATGAAGTTATTTGTTCATAAGTATTTAGTTCTAAGTTGTTATTTACAGCCTCATTGTATTTTAGATTTTTAATAGGAAGATTCTCTTTTGCAAGTGCTTCAACAATTGCAGCAGAACTAACTATAGAAGCTGCTCCTAATTTAATAAAGCTTCTTCTTTTATCGAATAATTCTTTTGGAGTAATCTCTTTTTCATCTAATTGCCATGATGGTTTTTTTAAATAGTTCATTATAAATCCTTAATATTAATACTTATAATGAATTGTAAATTATTTGTGTTAAGTTAATGTGTAGTTAAAATAGAGGAAACCTCTATTTTATTTATTTGATTGCGTTAAAAACTGCTTCGTAGTTTGGTTCATCTGTAATATCTTCACAAATCTCTTTATGAATCACTATACCTTCTTCATTTGTAACAAAAATTGCTCTACAAGTTACACCTTGAAGGGGACCATCTGCTACTAAAACTCCATAGGCATTTGCAAAATCTTTATTTCTAAAGTCACTACCCACTTTTAAGTTTTCTATTCCTTCTGTTGTACAAAATCTTCCTGCTGCAAATGGTAAGTCCATAGAAACTACAACTACTTCAACATCTGTTTGTACTGCATCTTCATTGAATTTTCTTGTTTCTTCTGCACAAACAGGAGTATCTAAAGAAGGTACTGCTGCAATAATCTGTGCTTTACCTCCAACTTTTACCTCTGATAAGTCATGTGCAATAACTGTAACTTTTGGAGCTTTATCGCCAATATTAACTTCATTTCCAGCTAAGTTAACAATATTTCCTTTTAATTTCGTTGTTGCCATTCATCGAACCCTTTTTAAAAAGTTTTAAAAGATTGTATCTAAATTAAAAATATAATGAACTTATGAAGATTCTGATATTATTAAATAATATTATTTAAAATAAAATTTATTACATTTTTAATATAATTATATACTCCTATTGAAGGCTT containing:
- a CDS encoding sulfite oxidase heme-binding subunit YedZ yields the protein MKRFLLFLLLLTPFIFASYELFLVQNVKDPIKYIYTISGVTATVILFFTICISLIKKHYNLIKYRRMIGLYGFFYALVHFLNFLVLDAELDVKFLIKETIDKPFIYLGMIAFVILVFMAITSTNRLFRIYQSYHKLIYLSLILITIHFIMAQKSLTLMQFSYIGIIILIGYWKLLQQIIKRNKV
- the msrP gene encoding protein-methionine-sulfoxide reductase catalytic subunit MsrP; its protein translation is MNYLKKPSWQLDEKEITPKELFDKRRSFIKLGAASIVSSAAIVEALAKENLPIKNLKYNEAVNNNLELNTYEQITSYNNFYEFTTSKERVKYMAHTLDINGWKITIDGLIDKEIEIDFDDLIKKFTLHERIYRFRCVEGWSMVVPWVGIKLSDFIKYVNPDSKAKYIRFETLFDDDMFPDQANMLFPAVEYPYVEGLRMDEAMNDLSILAVGLYGSSMPKQNGAPIRLIVPWKYGFKSIKSIAKISFVEEEPLNTWQKSNPKEYGFYANVNPNVDHPRWSQKRERVLGKFFKQKTLMFNGYEKEVAHLYKGMDLTKYF
- the tpx gene encoding thiol peroxidase; the encoded protein is MATTKLKGNIVNLAGNEVNIGDKAPKVTVIAHDLSEVKVGGKAQIIAAVPSLDTPVCAEETRKFNEDAVQTDVEVVVVSMDLPFAAGRFCTTEGIENLKVGSDFRNKDFANAYGVLVADGPLQGVTCRAIFVTNEEGIVIHKEICEDITDEPNYEAVFNAIK